A region from the Neurospora crassa OR74A linkage group V, whole genome shotgun sequence genome encodes:
- a CDS encoding mitochondrial 37S ribosomal protein MRPS9 has translation MMASLRHSITSALRSSRQGCSKSAQWQSLDQQFGALRISSRSLSTHAHDHNPNVDGQFIAAPALSIDNFKLHPYARAVPVSPSYFTRTPRFYDNYLSLEKLMEEYEDLPVIPATAVERVAWKTLEDIRKELGEQVKASEFARCLALVKRLNSIHPDLKPQEIKDVLDSFRRNVQPFTNVAKPIPIDQFGRACGVGKRKASSARAFVVEGTGEVLVNGKTLAEYFGRVHDRESAVWALRATNRIDKYNVWVKVEGGGTTGQAEAITLAIAKALLAHEPALKPALRRAGCVTRDPRKVERKKHGHVKARKMPTWVKR, from the exons ATGATGGCATCTCTTAGACACAGCATTACCAGTGCTCTTCGGAGCTCCCGCCAGGGCTGTTCCAAGTCGGCGCAATGGCAGTCGCTTGACCAGCAATTCGGCGCTTTGCGCATCAGCTCGAGGTCCCTGTCCACCCACGCCCACGACCACAACCCGAACGTAGATGGCCAATTCATCGCCGCCCCTGCGCTCAGCATAGACAACTTCAAACTCCATCCCTATGCCCGTGCCGTCCCCGTGTCGCCCTCGTACTTCACCCGGACGCCCCGGTTCTACGACAACTATCTTTCCCTAGAAAAGCTCATGGAGGAGTACGAAGACCTTCCTGTCATCCCCGCGACCGCCGTCGAGCGCGTGGCCTGGAAGACGCTCGAGGATATCAGGAAAGAGCTCGGCGAGCAGGTCAAGGCATCCGAGTTCGCAAGGTGTCTGGCTCTCGTCAAACGGCTCAACTCGATCCACCCCGACCTTAAGCCACAAGAGATCAAGGATGTGCTCGACAGCTTCAGGCGCAACGTACAACCCTTTACAAATGTCGCCAAGCCGATCCCGATTGACCAGTTTGGCCGCGCTTGTGGAGTCGGCAAGAGAAAGGCCTCGAGTGCTCGGGCCTTCGTGGTGGAGGGTACCGGCGAGGTTCTGGTCAACGGGAAGACCTTGGCCGAGTACTTTGGGCGGGTTCACGATCGCGAGAGCGCTGTTTGGGCTTTGCGCGCAACAAATCGCATTGACAAGTACAACGTCTGGGTCAAggtggagggtggtggtaccACGGGTCAGGCGGAGGCCATTACGCTGGCTATCGCAAAGGCCTTGCTGGCTCATGAGCCTGCTCTGAAGCCGGCGTTAAGAAGGG CCGGATGTGTCACACGCGACCCGAGGAAGgtcgaaagaaagaaacacgGCCATGTCAAGGCCAGAAAGATGCCTACCTGGGTCAAGAGATAA